In Marinobacter antarcticus, one genomic interval encodes:
- a CDS encoding amidase, with the protein MNQQSGLAPVDLSEATLSSLLDGIRQNKWHASQLLETCLGNIDRYDDPANQVYTARFDRTAKAEAAAIDALQKGKVPLGELAGLPIALKVLFDVAGEVTHSGSKWWTQQAQSDALIVSRLRRAGAVITGHTNMTEFAYSGLGLNPHYGTPVNPIAQGRICGGSSSGAAAAVAQGMAVAAIGSDTGGSVRIPATFCGLVGFKPSQQRIPREGVFRLSQSLDSIGPIARSVDCCDRLDAVMAGERWQKRTPADLRGRRFVVPANYMLDELSPGVAEAFARSLRKLRERGARIVEAPVPVLDTLPELLKGGGLTAAESYHVHRRWLQQHGEDYDPQIRQRMERGASISAADYLDLQHLRAEREKQAEEWLGAYDGLLAPTIAIEPPLLTELENDAEYARLNLLVLRNTTVANLLDLCAITLPNHQYGDLPSGLMLVGRNGSDMAVLGIAQAMEKALKL; encoded by the coding sequence ATGAATCAACAGTCTGGCTTGGCACCTGTGGATCTGTCAGAGGCGACGTTGTCGTCGCTGCTTGATGGGATACGCCAGAACAAATGGCATGCGAGCCAGCTGCTTGAGACATGCCTTGGCAACATAGACCGGTATGATGACCCTGCCAATCAGGTTTATACGGCGCGCTTTGATCGCACAGCAAAAGCTGAAGCGGCCGCCATCGATGCGCTCCAGAAAGGCAAGGTTCCTCTGGGGGAGCTTGCCGGGCTGCCGATAGCTCTCAAGGTTTTGTTTGATGTTGCCGGTGAAGTGACCCACTCGGGATCCAAATGGTGGACTCAGCAGGCGCAGAGTGACGCGCTAATTGTCTCGCGCCTGCGCCGGGCGGGAGCTGTTATCACAGGGCATACCAACATGACCGAGTTCGCATACTCCGGTCTGGGGCTCAATCCCCACTATGGCACGCCGGTAAATCCGATTGCACAGGGCCGGATATGTGGCGGTTCCTCGTCGGGAGCAGCAGCTGCGGTAGCGCAGGGAATGGCCGTTGCGGCCATTGGTAGTGATACCGGCGGGTCCGTGCGTATTCCGGCTACATTCTGCGGCCTTGTGGGTTTCAAGCCTTCTCAGCAACGCATACCCCGTGAGGGTGTATTCCGTTTATCCCAAAGTCTTGATTCCATTGGTCCCATTGCTCGCAGCGTGGACTGCTGTGATCGCCTGGATGCGGTTATGGCTGGCGAACGCTGGCAAAAGCGCACGCCAGCAGATCTGCGCGGTCGTCGTTTTGTGGTCCCGGCCAATTACATGCTGGATGAATTGTCCCCGGGGGTTGCCGAAGCGTTCGCCCGTAGCCTCCGTAAACTGCGTGAGCGCGGCGCCCGGATTGTGGAAGCACCGGTGCCGGTGCTGGATACCTTGCCTGAGCTCCTGAAGGGTGGGGGACTTACAGCGGCTGAGAGCTATCACGTTCACCGACGCTGGCTGCAGCAACACGGAGAGGATTACGACCCACAGATACGCCAGCGCATGGAGCGGGGTGCCAGCATCAGCGCGGCTGATTACCTGGATCTACAACATCTCCGGGCCGAACGGGAAAAGCAGGCAGAGGAATGGCTTGGCGCGTATGACGGCCTACTTGCACCTACCATAGCCATTGAGCCGCCCCTGTTGACGGAGCTTGAAAACGACGCGGAGTACGCGCGGCTGAACCTTCTTGTTCTGCGAAACACGACCGTGGCGAATCTGCTCGATCTGTGTGCTATTACGCTCCCGAACCACCAGTATGGCGACTTGCCAAGTGGCCTGATGCTGGTTGGTCGTAATGGCTCAGACATGGCCGTGCTTGGTATCGCGCAGGCGATGGAAAAGGCACTGAAGCTGTGA